From Homalodisca vitripennis isolate AUS2020 chromosome 1, UT_GWSS_2.1, whole genome shotgun sequence, the proteins below share one genomic window:
- the LOC124367533 gene encoding transmembrane and ubiquitin-like domain-containing protein 1 codes for MPVIEGIGDEVIQCFSVVLLVLAVVILWSTKRRENQNLILTLEHTVRNRIDEAITAATSLPEIITNQDASNGMENVFMNHDWLENESESAFARDGVITCSNIEGSELLPVERSLTTDTQPGPSSKEQIPRKKKDQFLIVQSRTPSMPEITRNMPELARGKRVRLIFNGRILDRDHETLQEYGLYENCVVHCLVDNNCTLITPNTASSYHQSLDLSLSSILYSLLFLLLTLLWFCRFQYSHLFTLFATVSLIDLTALFAVYMFLLYLPSRN; via the exons ATGCCAGTTATCGAGGGTATTGGCGATGAGGTCATACAATGTTTCTCCGTAGTATTACTAGTGTTGGCAGTGGTGATATTGTGGTCAACTAAGAgaagagaaaaccaaaatttaatccTAACCTTAGAGCACACGGTACGGAACAGAATAGATGAAGCCATCACTGCTGCAACATCGCTTCCGGAAATTATCACGAACCAAGATGCCTCTAATGGTATGGAGAATGTATTTATGAACCACGACTGGCTAGAAAATGAAAGTGAGTCTGCTTTCGCGAGAGATGGAGTCATTACCTGTTCTAACATAGAAGGTTCAGAATTACTTCCTGTGGAAAGATCATTGACAACTGACACTCAACCAGGTCCATCTTCCAAAGAACAGATTCCAAGGAAGAAAAAAGACCAATTCTTGATAGTTCAATCCAGAACCCCATCAATGCCAGAAATCACGAGAAATATGCCAGAGTTGGCG CGGGGAAAACGGGTTAGATTGATCTTCAACGGCCGCATTCTGGATCGCGACCATGAGACGTTGCAGGAATATGGGTTGTACGAGAACTGTGTGGTCCACTGTCTGGTTGATAACAATTGCACACTCATTACCCCCAACACTGCCTCCAGCTACCACCAGTCCCTTGACTTGAGCCTCAGTTCAATCCTATACAGTCTCCTCTTCCTCCTCCTGACTCTCCTCTGGTTCTGCCGCTTCCAGTACTCTCATCTCTTCACACTCTTTGCCACTGTGTCACTGATAGATCTCACAGCATTATTTGCTGTGTACATGTTCCTTCTGTACCTTCCCAGTCGCAACTAA